The window ACGACAGCAGCTTAAAATACAAATGGGATAATAAGAATGTGTTGGACTATGCGGTTTCAACTGCAAAAGCAGAAGGTGAATATAAAAAGGCATTAGATATTGCCCGTGAATTAAAAAAGGAAGGCTTAGCTAATGAATTTATAGCAAGAACAACTAAACTCCCGATTGAAGAAATAGAAAAACTATAAATATCCACCATTAAAAAAAAGGGGAGCGACAAAATCATCGCTCCCCTTTTAGTTTAGCTTTCTACTTTAAGCTTTTAGTTTACAACCCAAAGCCATAAGCTAAACGCAAAGCCACCAGGCCTGTGTGATAATCCTTCATGTAAAAATCCTCATACCGCGCACTCAGGTCCCAGTGTTTGTTTGCGTACCCTATTCGTCCGGCAAGGTCGCGCCTGTGAAAAGGTGCCCACCCTTGTCCATCTTCTAATTTTTCCCATGCTAAACCGCCTTCAACGCCAACGTAAACATTGGGTATAAAAAATTGTTTAACACCTATTTTAATCGGAATTTCGCCATAGCTGCCATACCTTTCGCCGGTAGTTGGGTTCTTCTTCGGAAAAAAGTGATATCCGCCTGCAGCAAATGTTACTGCGAAATTATTGGTAATTCCATATTGAAACTGCCCGGTGGCACCAAGCACAAAGTTTGTACCCAGCCGGGCAACACCGGTTGGCAAGCCGGTTTCGGCTCCCAGGCTAAATGTAAATTGTTTAGCCGCTACTGTTTGTGCCTGCGTGTTTGTGGTAAAAAATATAGCTGAGGCAACAATTGAAACGGCTATTAATTTTGATAGAACTTTCATTTGACGTGGTTTTAGTAAATAATCATTTACATGTATTACTGCCACTTTTACAAATACGTTGCCTGAGCCCGTTATTTTTTTCTTTATCCTGCCTCAACCATTTAAGCAAAAGGCTTTTTTAGCTAAACTTTACCACCATTACAAGCACGCAGAAGCATGAATAATTCATGAAGTAAATACGAAAATTTATTAACCGTGAATAACAATGTACCGCCAATTGTCGTATAAGAAGCCAGTATCAAACCCTTGTCGCGTTAAAAAACTATCATCATAATTAGGTAACATTTATGCAACATTGGACAGGTACATTTGGGGAAACAAAAAAATTATCGATGCGAACAGCAATTTTTTGCCCTAAGCACCTTAAGTTATTGTTCCTGAGCCTGCTGATCTTTATCGGCCATAATGCCTACCCCCAAATCCCCGCCATCTCTAACGGTTTTGCCCACAATGACTACTGGCATAAACGCCCTTTGTACGATGCTTTGGATAACGGTTTTACAAACATTGAGGCCGATGTATACTTAAGGAACAATAAACTCATTGTGGCGCATATCTTCCCTTTTTTAAAAAAACAAAGGACCCTGGAGCGCCTGTACCTGGCCCCCCTGATGGAATGTATCAACGGCACCAATAAAGAGATCAAATGCCCTACCTATCCGTTAACGCTCATGATCGACATAAAATCCGATGGCGCCAAAACCTACGAAGCATTACAACTGCTACTTGAAAAGTATAAACCAATCCTCTCGGGTTACGACAATGGCATTTACACCCAGCGGCAGGTAACCGTTGTTATCACCGGCCATCGCCCGTACGGCTTGATTAAAGCTCAAAACAGCAGGATGGCTTTTATTGACGAAGATTTGATGCAGGTAAAACAGGATACCGTTTCAAGAAATTTATATCAAACTGCAAGCTGCAAATACTCACATCTGTTAAAATGGGATGGCAAAGGCGATTTTTCGCCTTTCGAAAGGCAACGCCTGCGTATGTATGTGCTGCTGGCCCACAAATTTGGCAAAAAAGTGAGGCTTTGGGCTTCGCCAGAGAACGAAGTGGTATGGCGCGAATTACTAAACTGCGGCGTAGACCTCATTAATACCGATAGACTGGTTGAACTTAAAAACTTTTTACAGGCAGGCACTAAAAGCTATGCAAAAGTTGATTGAGAGAAAGAATCAAGAGTTAAGAATCAAGATAAATACCTAAAACATTAAAACCATTGATTTACATGTTATTTCTCCGTTAAAACTTATTGCAATAAACCTTTACTTTTTTTCTTTCTTGATTCTTGACTCTAATTTCTTGACTCTCCACCTTGCATTGTTAATAAATTCTTCCCCAAAAAACACCTCTTAATAATTTCATAACACTGGCTTCGCTTTATCTAAAAGTTGCGCGATTACTTTTAACAAATTATAAAGGCATGGCAACGCTTTATAATTTAAATAACAAGTAAAGCATTCAACCCTTGAATTTAAATTACACACTTTAATTGAAAGTAAAGGAATGAAGAAAATATTATTCATTACTGGTTCAATTAACCAAACAACCCAAATGCACCAGATTGCAAATGAGTTGCCCGAATTTGACTGCTGGTTTAGCCAGCTGTTTACCGATAATGCTCTTTTAAACCACCTGCTTGCCAAAACCCCCATTTTTAATGGCACGGTGTTATCGCGCAAATTCAGGTTAAAATCTGAAAGGTATTTATATCAAAACGCATTACAGGTTGATTTTATGGCCCAAAAAAACCAGTACGACCTGGTAGTGTACTGCACCGATATGATTGTGCCCAGGCGTATGCGTCAGTTCAAAACCATTTGGCTACAAGAAGGCATGATAGACCGCTATACCTTATGGAGTAAAATAGTGCACACCCTGCGGCTGCCATCAACCATGTGTGGCAACACATCGCTAAACGGGGCATCCAATATATGCGATGTCTATTGCGCGGCATCTGAACGTTATAAGCAACAGTTTGCCGCCAAAGGCACCAATATTAACAAAATAGTTGTAACCGGCATACCCAACTATGATAACCAGAAGCAGCATTTAAATAATGATTTCCCCCACCGCGATTATGTAATGGTGGCTACCACCGATATGCGCGAAACCTTCCGGATAGAGAATAGGGTGGCATTTATTAAAAATGCTGTTAAAATAGCGGCAGGCAGGCCGCTGCTTTTCAAACTTCATCCAAATGAGAATTTTGCCAGGGCCGAAAGGGAGATCCGCAAACATGCACCGGCAAACACGATGATCTATAAAGACGGTAATACCGCCCACATGATAGCCAATTGCTGCGAATTAATTACGCAGTATTCCACCGTGGTATATACCGGCATTGCACTAGGCAAAAAAGTACATTCCTGGTTTGATATTAACGAACTGCAGGAGCTTGCGCCATTGCAAAACGAAGGAACATCGGCCAAAACAATTGCCGCGCTTTGCCGCGAATACTTAAACCACAACGGGAATAAAAAGAGTTTCGATCCGCAGCTGGCTATTTACAAACACCTGGTTAGCGGACAGCAGCAGCAGGAGTTAACCAACCAACAGATAGCAAACTGGTAATAAATATAAATACCATGACAGAAAAAATTGTAATTATAGTACAGGCCCGCATGGCATCAAGCCGTTTGCCGGGCAAAGTAATGCTGCCCATATTGGGCAAAAGCCTTTTGGCCCGCATGATTGAAAGGCTGCAAATGATGCAGCACAAAGCCGATATCATCATTGCTACATCCGAGAATGAGGAGGACGATGTTATAGTCAAAGAAGCTTTGGAATTGAATATCCCCAGCTATCGCGGCAGCCTGGGCAATTTACTGGATAGGCACTACCAGGCCGCACGCCGGTTTAAAGCCGACATTGTGTTAAAGATCCCATCTGACTGCCCACTGATAGACCCACGAATTATAGACCAGGTACTGGAGTATTTTTTTGCCAACCGCGGCAAATACGATTATGTGAGCAACCTGCACCCGGCCACCTGGCCCGATGGTAATGATGTAGAAGTAATGACCATGGCCTGCCTTAAACAAGCCTGGGAAAACGCCGGCCGCCCGCTGGAGCTGGAGCATACCACGCCATACATCTGGGAAAACCCGCTCATTTTTAGCATAGGTAATGTAAGCTGGAAAACAGGTTTGGATTATTCCATGTCGCACAGGTTTACCATTGATTACCCCGAGGATTATTACTTTATCGAAAAAGTATATAGCGAACTATATCCTATCTGCCACCAGTTTTCCTGCCAGGATATTCTTAACCTGCTTAACCGCAAGCCCGAAATAATGCAGATCAATACACAGTATGCGGGTGTAAACTGGTACCGCCATCACCTGGATGAGCTGCAAACCATTTTACCCGATCAAACCAAAAAAGCACCGAAAGAAAACTCACAACAATTTGAACAAAGTGAAGCATAATACCCCAAACATCAACGAGGAGGAGTTAACGGCTATTGCCTTAAACGTACGCGAACACATTATACGCATGTCGACAGATGGCGGATGCTTTACCGGCGCATCGCTATCGGCCGTTGATTTGATAGTTTATTTATATACCCGTTTTTTAAATATCAACAAGGATAATCTTGACCATCCCGACAGGGACTACCTGTTCCTGTCTAAAGGGCATGATGTACCTGCCTTATACGGCACCTTTGCCGAGTTAGGTTTGTTGGATAAGGACCGGCTTAAAAATCACCTGTCCCTTAACGATCATATTTACTGGCACCCCAATACCCACATCCCCGGTATCGAATTTCATTCCGGTTCGTTGGGTCATTTACCTTCTGTGGCCATTGGTGTAGCGCTTGATCTTAAAATAAGCGGCGGCAACAATAAAGTTGTGTGCATTTTGGGCGACGGCGAATTAAATGAAGGTACATGCTGGGAGGCTGTATTGGTAGCCAATGCCTATAAGCTGGATAATTTGATCTTCGTGGTCGACCGTAACCAATTCCAGGCCAATGTACGCACCGAAGACCTAATTCCGCTGGAGCCACTCGCCGATAAATTCCGGGCCTTTGGCGCTGCCGTAAAACGAATAGACGGGCATAACTTTATTGATTTGCACCACGCTTTTAGCGCTTATCCTTTTGAAGAAGGAAAACTAAACGTAGTAATTGCCGATACCGTACGCGGCAAAGGCCTGCCCAGCATTGAAGAGCGGGCCGACCGCTGGTTTTGCAATTTTACCGCCGATGAAATAGACCAATTATTACTTGAGCTATACGGCGACCAGAACACCCTATTAACATCAGAAACTTTGGTAGTAAGATAAATATGACCTACGAAGAATTATTAACAGAAACGGCATTGGCCAACGAGCAGGTTATAGTGATGACTGCCGAAAACCGCGCACTGGTGCGCAACCTGCCTGGGATATTGGGCAAGCGTTTTATTGATACCGGCATTACCGAGCAAACCATGATAGGTGCTGCCGCCGGTTTGGCTTTGCGTGGCCGCATCCCGGTGGTGCATGCCCTTGCCGCGTTTTTAACCATGCGCGCGTTTGAATTTGTACGTACCGATTTAGGCATACCCAAGCTGCCGGTTAAGCTGAGCGGTTTTATCCCCGGCCTTTTATCAGATGGTAACGGCCCTACCCACCAGGCTATTGAGGATATATCGATTATGCGTGGCATCCCCAATGTAACCGTATTTGCTCCTGCAGATGAGGATGACCTGGTAAAAATGTTACCACAAATATGGAGCAGCGCCCATCCGGCCTATACCCGTATTAATACCCGTAAAACCTGGTACGATCATGAGCCTTTTGTTTTGGGTAAGGCCGAAGTTATAGCCGAGGGATGCGATGTTACCATATTAACCTACGGCTTATTATTTGAACAGGCACTTATAGCAGCTGACATGTTGCGTGAAGAAGGCCTTTCTGTAGGCTTGATAAATATGCGTAGCCTTAAACCGGTTGACGAGCAGGCTATACTGCAAGCCTGTGCACAAAGCAGCCTGGTGGTTACACTCGAAGATCATTTTATAACCGGCGGCTTGTACAGCATTGTGGCCGAGGTATTATTAAAAAACCAAACCACAGCAAAAGTGCTGCCCATCGCCTTAAACAATAAATGGTTCAGGCCTGCATTATTGCCTGACGTTTTGCAGCATGAAGGCTTTACAGGCAAGCAAATTGCCGAACGGATTTTGGGCTACCAAACTGTTCACCACCAACCAGAGATTTTAACACCTGAATTTTCAGAATAAAAACAGCAATATGGCTAATAAAATAGCGCTCAACAATAATTTCCCCGATATCAGCCAATCTGATAGCCTATACCAACGCGCTTTAAAAGTACAAAAACCCGTTACGCAAACCCTGGCCAAAGGCCCTGGCCAGTTTACGAATGGCGTGGCACCTAAATATATTGTAAAAGGCAAAGGATCGCACGTGTGGGATGCGGATGATAACGAATATATCGACCTTAACTCGGCCATAGGCCCTATCTCGTTGGGCTACGCCTACCCTGCCGTTGACGAAGCTATCCGCAGGCAACTGGAAGATGGCATTACCTTTTCATTGATGCATCCGCTGGAGGTTGAATTGAGCGAATTGGTACAGCAAGTAGTACCTAATGCCGAAGCCGTTAAAATTAGTAAAACCGGTGCCGATGTATGTTCGGCAGCCGTGCGTGTGGCACGTGCTTTTACCGGCCGCGATAAAATATTTTGCTGTGGATACCACGGCTGGCACGATTGGTATATAGGCATAACCAGCCGCAACGCCGGCGTGCCCGAAGCCATACAGGATTTAACCTATACTTTTGAGTATAATGACATTGAATCGGTAAAAGCCGCCCTGGATGAAACCGTGGCTGCGGTAATACTGGAGCCCTTTATTTTTGAAGCTCCAAAACCCGGTTATCTGCAGCAACTGGCCGAGGTATGCAAAGCCAATGGCACATTATTGATATTTGATGAAATGTGGACAGGCTTCCGCGTGGCCGTTGGCGGCGCGCAGGAATATTTTGGCGTTAAGGCCGATCTGGCCGTGTTTTCAAAAGCCTGCGCCAATGGGATGCCTATTGCTTTACTAACCGGCCGGGCCGATGTAATGGAGCTATTTAACTCGGAAGTGTTTAGTTATACTACGTTTGGCGGCGAGGCGCTATCGTTAGCAGCGTGCATAGCAACTATTAACGAATTACGCCATAAAAATGTACCGCTTTATTTAGATGCACATGGGGCATTGTTAAAAGATGGGTATAACCGTGCGGCAATTGAAACCGGCATGGATAAATATACCCGCTGTGTGGGCTTTAACTGCCGCAGCATGGTAACTTTTACCCCCGAAGCAGGCAATGCCTTAGAGGTTAAAACCCTGATGCAGCAGGAAATGATAAAACGCGGCGTGCTGTGGGCCGGCTTCCATAATATGTGCTACAGCCACAGTACCGAAGATATTAACTACATTCTTGCAGCATATCGTGAAGTGCTGCCAATTGTGAAAGGGGCTATAGAAAGCGGCGGCGTTAAAAGCTATTTAAAAGGCGAAGTATTGGAAGCTGTTTTCCGCAAGGTGAGCAACTATAACATTAAACCTAAAAGCGTTATAGCCGGCTAAATGACAAACCTTTTTTCATTAAATCAAAAAACGGCTGTAGTTACAGGCGCACTCGGCCTTATTGGCAAAAAACATTGCGAAGCGCTGGCAGCAGCCGGCGCCAATGTGGTAGTAACCGATATGGATGCCCAAGCCGCGCAAACTTTTGCGCAACAATTGGGCGAAAACCATTTAGGCTTAGGTGTAGATGTTACCAGCAAGCAATCGCTGATTGACGCGCTAAATGCTATACTGAACAAATACGACGGGCTTGATATCCTGGTGAACAACGCAGCCATAAATGATAAGTTTGAAGACCCGGCAATGGCCAAAGAACTTTCGGCATTTGAAAACTATCCGCTGGAGGCTTTTCAACGTTCATTAAATGTAAACGTAACAGGAGTGTTTTTAAGCTCGCAGATATTGGGTACGCATATGGCTTTACAGGGCAGCGGCAGTATCATTAATATTGCAAGCACCTACGGAATGGTAGGCCCCGATCAAACGATATACCGTAACGCCGCGGGCGAGCAGACATTTTATAAATCGGCGGCTTACCCGGTAACTAAGGGGGCTATTATTAACTTTACCCGCTTTTTGGCAGCTTACTGGGGGCATACTGGGGTAAGGGTAAACACGCTATCGCCGGGTGGGGTCGAGAACGGGCAAACGGAAGATTTTATAAGTAATTACTCGGCAAAAACTTTATTAGGCCGCATGGCCAAAGCATCTGATTACCAGGGTTCGCTTATATTCCTGGCCAGCGAGGCTTCGGCTTATATGACGGGCGCAAACCTGGTAGTTGACGGAGGATGGACAGCAATTTAGTTCAAAAATAAAAACTGATAGTTTAGCATGCCGCTTGACAAAGTATACACCATAACAACCATTATCCTTGCCTGCTGGGTGATTTTCATCATCGCCTGGGAACGGATATCGCCCTACCGTAAAGGCCTTCCATTTTTCAGGGAAGGGTTCTGGGTCGATTTGGTTTGGTATACGTTGATACAAAGCTATTTTTTGAAGATCCTGATTTTCAGCTATATCATTGCACCGCTACAGCAGCATTTCAATCTATCGGGTTGGAGTGCTGTTGGCAGCTGGCCGCTGGCTGTTCAGGTGTTGTTTTTTGTGGTAACGCATGACTTATACATCTACCTTTTCCATCGTTTCCAGCACTCCAATAAAGTATTCTGGCGCATTCATGAAGCGCACCACTCGGGTAAAGAGGTTGATTTTTTAGCCGGATCGCGGTCACACTTTATGGAGATTGTGATTAACCAGACCATCGAGTTTGCCCCCATCATTTTGTTAGGGGCAAACCCTATGGTAGTGCCCATCAAGGCACTGATAGATGCCATGTACGGGATGTTTATTCATGCCAATATTAAAGTAAAATTTGGCAAGTGGAAGTACATTTTTAACACCCCCGAATTACATTTATGGCACCATGCCAATTACCAGGAAGTTTTTCATGCTAACTTTGCTACCAAGCTATCTGTATGGGATTACCTGTTTGGCACCGTGTATGACCCTGGCCACGCGCCGGGCAACAATCCTGAAAACTGGGGGCTTTATTATGATTACCCAAAGGATTACTTTTTACAGCATGCCTTCAGCGTAAAGCGTTTCGACGAGCAAAAACTGCTTAAATATTCCTGGTTTAAATGGTATTATACCCTTCGCCCGAGGTTGATTAGCTGGCTTAAAAAAAGGCTGCCGGCTAAATACAATGACCCTGTAATTGATTTGCAGCCAACACCCCTATCTATAAAACAAGTATCAACCGAAGATAACCTCATACAACAAAACTAACTTTGGCCTGGATTTATCTCATTATAGCTGCGGCATTTGAAGCCGC is drawn from Mucilaginibacter ginsenosidivorax and contains these coding sequences:
- a CDS encoding phosphatidylinositol-specific phospholipase C/glycerophosphodiester phosphodiesterase family protein; protein product: MRTAIFCPKHLKLLFLSLLIFIGHNAYPQIPAISNGFAHNDYWHKRPLYDALDNGFTNIEADVYLRNNKLIVAHIFPFLKKQRTLERLYLAPLMECINGTNKEIKCPTYPLTLMIDIKSDGAKTYEALQLLLEKYKPILSGYDNGIYTQRQVTVVITGHRPYGLIKAQNSRMAFIDEDLMQVKQDTVSRNLYQTASCKYSHLLKWDGKGDFSPFERQRLRMYVLLAHKFGKKVRLWASPENEVVWRELLNCGVDLINTDRLVELKNFLQAGTKSYAKVD
- a CDS encoding SDR family oxidoreductase: MTNLFSLNQKTAVVTGALGLIGKKHCEALAAAGANVVVTDMDAQAAQTFAQQLGENHLGLGVDVTSKQSLIDALNAILNKYDGLDILVNNAAINDKFEDPAMAKELSAFENYPLEAFQRSLNVNVTGVFLSSQILGTHMALQGSGSIINIASTYGMVGPDQTIYRNAAGEQTFYKSAAYPVTKGAIINFTRFLAAYWGHTGVRVNTLSPGGVENGQTEDFISNYSAKTLLGRMAKASDYQGSLIFLASEASAYMTGANLVVDGGWTAI
- a CDS encoding cytidylyltransferase domain-containing protein; translated protein: MTEKIVIIVQARMASSRLPGKVMLPILGKSLLARMIERLQMMQHKADIIIATSENEEDDVIVKEALELNIPSYRGSLGNLLDRHYQAARRFKADIVLKIPSDCPLIDPRIIDQVLEYFFANRGKYDYVSNLHPATWPDGNDVEVMTMACLKQAWENAGRPLELEHTTPYIWENPLIFSIGNVSWKTGLDYSMSHRFTIDYPEDYYFIEKVYSELYPICHQFSCQDILNLLNRKPEIMQINTQYAGVNWYRHHLDELQTILPDQTKKAPKENSQQFEQSEA
- a CDS encoding transketolase; the protein is MKHNTPNINEEELTAIALNVREHIIRMSTDGGCFTGASLSAVDLIVYLYTRFLNINKDNLDHPDRDYLFLSKGHDVPALYGTFAELGLLDKDRLKNHLSLNDHIYWHPNTHIPGIEFHSGSLGHLPSVAIGVALDLKISGGNNKVVCILGDGELNEGTCWEAVLVANAYKLDNLIFVVDRNQFQANVRTEDLIPLEPLADKFRAFGAAVKRIDGHNFIDLHHAFSAYPFEEGKLNVVIADTVRGKGLPSIEERADRWFCNFTADEIDQLLLELYGDQNTLLTSETLVVR
- a CDS encoding aminotransferase class III-fold pyridoxal phosphate-dependent enzyme; the encoded protein is MANKIALNNNFPDISQSDSLYQRALKVQKPVTQTLAKGPGQFTNGVAPKYIVKGKGSHVWDADDNEYIDLNSAIGPISLGYAYPAVDEAIRRQLEDGITFSLMHPLEVELSELVQQVVPNAEAVKISKTGADVCSAAVRVARAFTGRDKIFCCGYHGWHDWYIGITSRNAGVPEAIQDLTYTFEYNDIESVKAALDETVAAVILEPFIFEAPKPGYLQQLAEVCKANGTLLIFDEMWTGFRVAVGGAQEYFGVKADLAVFSKACANGMPIALLTGRADVMELFNSEVFSYTTFGGEALSLAACIATINELRHKNVPLYLDAHGALLKDGYNRAAIETGMDKYTRCVGFNCRSMVTFTPEAGNALEVKTLMQQEMIKRGVLWAGFHNMCYSHSTEDINYILAAYREVLPIVKGAIESGGVKSYLKGEVLEAVFRKVSNYNIKPKSVIAG
- a CDS encoding transketolase family protein, coding for MTYEELLTETALANEQVIVMTAENRALVRNLPGILGKRFIDTGITEQTMIGAAAGLALRGRIPVVHALAAFLTMRAFEFVRTDLGIPKLPVKLSGFIPGLLSDGNGPTHQAIEDISIMRGIPNVTVFAPADEDDLVKMLPQIWSSAHPAYTRINTRKTWYDHEPFVLGKAEVIAEGCDVTILTYGLLFEQALIAADMLREEGLSVGLINMRSLKPVDEQAILQACAQSSLVVTLEDHFITGGLYSIVAEVLLKNQTTAKVLPIALNNKWFRPALLPDVLQHEGFTGKQIAERILGYQTVHHQPEILTPEFSE
- a CDS encoding sterol desaturase family protein, whose amino-acid sequence is MPLDKVYTITTIILACWVIFIIAWERISPYRKGLPFFREGFWVDLVWYTLIQSYFLKILIFSYIIAPLQQHFNLSGWSAVGSWPLAVQVLFFVVTHDLYIYLFHRFQHSNKVFWRIHEAHHSGKEVDFLAGSRSHFMEIVINQTIEFAPIILLGANPMVVPIKALIDAMYGMFIHANIKVKFGKWKYIFNTPELHLWHHANYQEVFHANFATKLSVWDYLFGTVYDPGHAPGNNPENWGLYYDYPKDYFLQHAFSVKRFDEQKLLKYSWFKWYYTLRPRLISWLKKRLPAKYNDPVIDLQPTPLSIKQVSTEDNLIQQN
- a CDS encoding UDP-N-acetyl glucosamine 2-epimerase, with the translated sequence MKKILFITGSINQTTQMHQIANELPEFDCWFSQLFTDNALLNHLLAKTPIFNGTVLSRKFRLKSERYLYQNALQVDFMAQKNQYDLVVYCTDMIVPRRMRQFKTIWLQEGMIDRYTLWSKIVHTLRLPSTMCGNTSLNGASNICDVYCAASERYKQQFAAKGTNINKIVVTGIPNYDNQKQHLNNDFPHRDYVMVATTDMRETFRIENRVAFIKNAVKIAAGRPLLFKLHPNENFARAEREIRKHAPANTMIYKDGNTAHMIANCCELITQYSTVVYTGIALGKKVHSWFDINELQELAPLQNEGTSAKTIAALCREYLNHNGNKKSFDPQLAIYKHLVSGQQQQELTNQQIANW